The following proteins are co-located in the Silene latifolia isolate original U9 population chromosome 1, ASM4854445v1, whole genome shotgun sequence genome:
- the LOC141600235 gene encoding uncharacterized protein LOC141600235 yields MKRELAALETASLSASPVSESIRRKTRFGNSDDVSQRLVYKRVKRSPSTAVVAVSTVMPDAEAEAKEGEEKVGSLNEKESEGVDMVEVCVEVEKGMCDEVVGGVVEVSTMEVDDKGETGERKVKEDDVEEDWLSKMKTPVKVGNGKRKKFGIARYQRRFTRSALKCNVVEENGVEKKTIGDDNVEGCRVETVLQNGGSENNNGDLKDCLVEDGRRRVTRSSVGKPKEDGPDSCLTETSDSMVAENAEMGISNEGGECGVEKQDEETETMSATRTRKLEMEMSKQIVVERCPKTVRELFETGLLEGCPVYYDGGKGPKLRGRIRAIGICCPCNTCRGRSVIPPSLFEIHANNTYKRAVQYIYLENGRSLIQILKACKNSRLRTPEETVQNAIGPLPERKVAFCQNCEEPYLTVDAECSDPVCCSCVMSNLSPTGPAYSSRKLRWSSKFGTPRGGSSPGKLRDCSPENSDIKNSIQGKSAKTQEDTFLTPKMRSSLKTGKTLETKTSEKSANNPEVLMPKAFSSPVTVKSLATKTAKKLMKKSAKPSKLTRVGKSSKKDGRVKTTKRLRKETLTPKPSKTTSVNRTSEKTPGKITRKDLKLHKLVFEDDILPDGTELGYYARGKKLLDGYKKGSGIFCNCCETVISASQFEAHAGCAARRKPYCYIYTSNGVSLHELSINLIKGRSHTAKFNDDLCSICADGGNLLLCDGCPRAFHTECASLSNVPRGKWYCKYCESMFEREKFVEHNANAFAAGRVSGVDPIEQITKRSIRIVNNVGSDVSSCILCRGFDFSKSGFGPRTIILCDQCEKEYHVGCLKDHDMADLTELPDGKWFCSLGCGKIDSALQNLLDKGDEKLPESLVNVITKKNLHNVSESLADVDISWRLLSGKIVSPETRPLLSQAVAIFHESFSPIVEVVSGHDLIPAMVYGRNVGGQEYGGMYCAVLTVKSVVVSAAIFRVFGPEVAELPLVATSSGNHGKGYFQALYACIEGLLTTLKIKTFVLPAAEEAKSIWIDRFGFKKMTPDQLGQLKSNFWSMVRFEGTSMLHKPIPECTPVQSSGD; encoded by the exons ATGAAGAGAGAGTTAGCGGCATTGGAGACGGCTTCGTTGTCGGCGTCTCCGGTGTCGGAATCAATCCGTAGGAAAACTAGGTTTGGTAATTCTGATGATGTTTCTCAGCGTTTAGTTTATAAGCGAGTTAAGAGATCGCCGTCGACGGCGGTGGTGGCGGTGTCAACGGTGATGCCGGATGCGGAGGCGGAGGCGAAGGAGGGAGAGGAGAAAGTAGGTAGCTTGAATGAGAAGGAAAGTGAAGGTGTTGATATGGTTGAAGTGTGTGTTGAAGTAGAGAAGGGAATGTGTGATGAGGTTGTGGGAGGTGTTGTTGAGGTTTCTACAATGGAGGTGGATGATAAAGGCGAAACTGGGGAAAGAAAGGTGAAGGAGGATGATGTTGAGGAAGATTGGTTGTCGAAAATGAAGACGCCGGTGAAAGTAGGTAATGGCAAAAGGAAGAAATTCGGGATTGCGAGGTATCAAAGACGGTTTACTCGGTCGGCATTGAAGTGTAATGTTGTGGAAGAGAATGGTGTGGAGAAGAAAACTATAGGTGATGATAATGTCGAAGGTTGTAGGGTTGAGACGGTGTTGCAAAACGGAGGGAGTGAGAATAATAATGGGGATCTGAAGGATTGTTTGGTGGAAGATGGTAGGAGACGAGTTACTAGGTCATCAGTGGGGAAACCTAAGGAGGATGGGCCGGATTCGTGTTTGACGGAAACTAGTGATTCTATGGTTGCTGAAAATGCGGAAATGGGTATTAGTAATGAGGGTGGAGAGTGTGGTGTGGAGAAACAAGACGAGGAGACTGAAACCATGTCAGCTACTCGTACGAGGAAGTTGGAGATGGAAATGTCGAAACAGATAGTTGTGGAGAGGTGTCCTAAGACCGTGAGGGAGCTTTTTGAGACGGGTTTGTTGGAGGGTTGTCCTGTTTATTATGATGGCGGCAAG GGTCCGAAGCTTCGTGGAAGAATTAGAGCTATTGGCATTTGCTGTCCTTGTAATACATGCCGTGGACGCAGC GTTATTCCGCCTTCGTTGTTTGAGATACATGCTAATAACACGTACAAAAGGGCAGTGCAATATATATACCTTGAAAATGGACGAAGTTTAATTCAGATACTTAAAGCCTGCAAGAATAGTCGTCTTAGAACACCAGAAGAGACGGTTCAAAATGCTATTGGTCCTTTGCCGGAAAGGAAAGTTGCTTTTTGTCAGAATTGTGAAG AACCATATCTCACCGTGGACGCAGAATGTTCAGATCCAGTGTGCTGTTCTTGTGTTATGTCAAATTTGTCTCCTACTGGCCCGGCGTACTCGTCACGTAAACTGCGTTG GTCTTCAAAGTTTGGTACTCCTCGTGGTGGATCATCGCCTGGCAAGCTTCGAGACTGTAGTCCGGAAAATTCAGATATTAAAAACTCCATTCAAGGAAAATCTGCTAAAAC GCAAGAAGATACATTTCTTACCCCTAAGATGCGCAGCAGTTTAAAGACCGGAAAAACTTTAGAAACAAAGACTTCTGAGAAATCTGCTAACAA CCCTGAAGTACTTATGCCAAAGGCTTTTAGCAGTCCTGTGACTGTCAAATCTTTAGCCACGAAGACTGCCAAGAAGCTAATGAAAAA GTCTGCTAAGCCCTCTAAATTGACTCGGGTAGGGAAGTCCTCCAAAAAAGATGGCCGTGTGAAAACCACGAAAAG GCTCAGAAAGGAAACGTTGACGCCGAAGCCCTCTAAGACTACTTCAGTTAATCGCACCTCGGAAAAAACACCTGGAAAGATTACAAGAAA GGATCTCAAGCTCCATAAATTGGTTTTTGAAGATGATATCTTACCCGATGGAACTGAACTTGGTTATTATGCAAGGGGAAAG AAATTGTTGGATGGGTACAAGAAGGGTTCTGGAATATTTTGTAATTGCTGCGAAACTGTG ATCAGTGCTTCACAGTTTGAGGCTCATGCTGGTTGTGCTGCACGGAGAAAACC GTACTGCTATATATATACTTCTAATGGAGTTTCACTGCATGAGTtatcaatcaatctaattaaagGCCGCAGTCATACAGCAAAGTTTAATGATGATTTATGCTCCATCTGTGCTGATGGTGGGAATCTTCTGCTTTGTGATGGTTGCCCAAGAGCCTTCCATACGG AATGTGCTTCTTTGTCTAATGTACCCCGTGGTAAATGGTATTGTAAATATTGTGAGAGCATGTTTGAAAGGGAGAAATTTGTTGAGCATAATGCTAATGCGTTCGCTGCTGGAAGAGTTTCTGGAGTGGATCCCATTGAGCAAATAACCAAACGGTCCATTCGAATAGTCAACAATGTCGGATCTGATGTTAGCTCCTGCATACTCTGCAG AGGGTTTGACTTTTCCAAGTCAGGATTTGGACCGCGTACAATTATTTTGTGTGATCAG TGTGAGAAGGAGTACCATGTTGGTTGTTTGAAAGATCATGATATGGCTGACCTTACG GAACTCCCAGATGGAAAGTGGTTTTGTAGCCTGGGTTGTGGAAAAATCGACTCTGCTTTGCAAAATCTTTTGGATAAGGGGGATGAGAAACTTCCTGAGTCTCTCGTGAATGTAATAACGAAGAAGAACTTACACAACGTCTCTGAAAGTCTAGCTGATGTTGATATTAGCTGGAGACTTCTTAGTGGCAAAATTGTTTCGCCTGAAACAAGACCTTTGCTTTCACAGGCTGTTGCTATCTTTCAT GAATCCTTTTCTCCAATAGTTGAAGTGGTGTCTGGACATGACCTGATTCCTGCAATGGTTTATGG GAGGAATGTAGGGGGGCAAGAGTATGGAGGGATGTATTGTGCTGTCTTAACCGTTAA ATCGGTGGTTGTCTCAGCTGCAATTTTTCGTGTTTTTGGCCCAGAAGTCGCTGAACTTCCATTGGTTGCAACAAGTAGCGGTAACCATGGCAAA GGTTATTTTCAAGCATTGTATGCATGTATTGAAGGACTTTTGACCACCCTCAAAATCAAGACCTTTGTTCTGCCAGCTGCCGAGGAAGCGAAATCCATTTGGATAGATCGTTTTGGTTTCAAAAAAATGACACCTGATCAG